Genomic window (Gymnogyps californianus isolate 813 chromosome 2, ASM1813914v2, whole genome shotgun sequence):
aagattTTAACATCAACTTACCTGAACCAGCTAAGCATATGCCCAGCATGTCCACCATGCCTACAGTTGTGACACCAAGTAAACCAGTTGTTGAACTGGGCTAACTTCTTGTCTTTGCTAAGATCCACTTTTTCATCTGACTTGGATCCTCCTGTGCAGAGGCAAACCCACCCCCACAAATATCCTTGTAAATCATTATgcttcatttatatttcagtcCTAGTAACACCATTAGAATAAATTTGAAATTAGGAACATTATGTGAAGAAGTGGCCTGGTTTTAAACGAGATGTCAGTAAAATTATTAAGAACTGGTGGAATGCCAAAACAAGAATTATATTGCTGAGCTGTTGTTTCACATCTTACGGACATGCTAAACTTGCCTATTCAACAAATTTTACAGACAGAATCTCTTTCAACAGTGATTTATGTTTCAGTGATTGATTTATGTTCCAGTGAATTATGGGCCTGTTTTACGGCATGTGAAATgttctgctttagaaaaatcaacaaaatcTAAGTTATGAATTGGAACAATTACAATATAGAAGTCATAACACAGATCAGTGAAAGAATGAGAAGGGATATATAAATAGATGACAACTGCACAGCTGCTCATGGCTCTATAAGAAGGCTGACCtaaaaatatgtacaaaatCAGTTTCATTTAGACCTTGTATAATGCTGAGCCCAAGACATTTAGAACCAAAAGACTCTAGTCATATTTCTTAGCTGTGACAGCATGACCCATACAGTCTTTCATACTTAGTGACAGAAAGTATACTACATTACATttattctctcttcctcttccagctaaaaatcaattaatttaCATTCCAAGATTTCTGTAGCATCCCTACAATTCATCTCAACAAAACACACTTCCCATTTCTTGCAGTTTTAAAGCTCACAATACTGACCACCACAATACTTGAACCTTTTCATCTGTCTAACCATGGAATTTCACTGACAATCTCACTGGGAAAACTGTCAGAACCAAGTAACTGTGCATACAGTCTGACATCAAAGAACTGAGACATAGGTTTCATCATAAAATCAGATGGGATGTAAACAAGTTTTCAATTACGGTCTTCCTCCCTCAAAATGATGAGTATGAATATTTACAGTATGAGtacaaatagaaagaaaaaggtgcaACAGAAGATCTTCCAACAGGAGCTGCTAATTAGGCCTCTAACTAGTACTCTAGCTGAATAACTAAAACTCACTGTGTCATACCTGGACAGCTGGAAACTGGTGTTCCCATATTTATCAAGCAAAGTGCACAGCGAGGAAGGGGTTTACGGCAACCAGGACAGCTTGTAACTTTTGACTTAGTTGGTGAACCGCTAACTCCGTACTGGCTAAAACCTCGTCCCTGATGAGGAATAGCTGAACAGCTGTAAGAGATtgattttccacagaaattgcAACTCACAAAcacctgaagagaaaaaaagccagttaattttttggtttggttccACTTTTGCTACACCTATGAGTGAATTCCTCCAAGCTAGCAAACACTTATTTACCAGATACCCTAGAGAGTGCCCTGGAAAGCCAAGGCTGCTTGTGAAGGAGTTCCTAACATCTTGGCTTATAGATGTGGCACACAGTCCTGAGAAGTAGGCCTTAATGATGCTCACTTACCCTCAAAAGCACATAAAAACATGCACAACTGCTAAAACTTGGAAGGGTATTATTTAAGATAATAAAAAGCTGTATCTCCagtaatgaaagaaattaagtttaCTCTCCTTAGTGTATAATTAAGTCTGGTCTCTCCCTCCTTATAGTCAGGTCACCCACTCTAGAGTCCCCAACATGAGGATTTTCCTAATAATCTTTATCTGCATACCTTACGCCACAAGTTGTGACTTGATACCAAGGAGCACATATTTTAAACTCTTTAGGGGGTATTTATGTTGATCACATAACGAAGAAGCAGTAAACTCAACTCCCTCCCACTTGGAGCAGTATGGATGCAGCTCTCCTTAAACAGCTGTGCCTGACACATGAATTCAAAAATAGCCTTCCTTAGAAACCCTTGGGCCCTAAGGCTTGTAATACACATACTTAGCAGACATGAGAGAGTGGAAGGTGCTGTGGTAAGACCATGTTGGCTAAAAATGCCACCAGATGTTAAGTAGATAGCATTTGGACAGGGCGTTAGTTTTTAGTTTAGCTTATGTTCAGAACTGATAATGAAAGTTGCTGCTGTTCACTTTTAGTTTAAGGTTCAAGGGCTTCAAAATAGCTTTGAGGTTCACTTCAATTAAAACAGAGCCAATTTGAACTAGTTCTTGGTTCAATACCCCGGGTTCAGCACCACCTTCACCCTGATGCTGAATTCAGCTGGATGataaatttctgattttgtttttcaacatgggaggggaaaaaaaaagtttccccAGAAAAAGTGCTGAAAAGTTACAGTTTCTGAAAGACAACCTgttattggaaagaaaaaggtttaagaaaagaaaaaaaaataacacgaATAAAATGGTAGTGAACTGATTTCCTAGATTAGATATGAAGAAATGTAGATTTGTTTACCATATTTCTGTACTCTCTATCAAAACAGTTACCAAgtgctttctaaaaaaatatttgaaaaaaacagagctaCTTTTTTAGGGAGCCTTAGTTGAAACCTTTCTTTTGCACATGAATCCTCATGAAAGCCAAGGTGCAGCCAGCAACTTTTTTCTATAGAAGTACCATGCCACATTCCTTTCTGGACTGGTCATACTTCATACAAGAATTACATTTACCTGAGCTAAAGGTTTTGAGCTGGGATCCAGCTTACTCCTATGGATATCAAATTCTGCACGTTTATGCCAAAATCTCCAAGCATCTAAAAGATTCCTGTAGTTCTCGATCCAGTACTGAACCCTCTCATCCTTAAGTACATCCGATGGAGAACCCTaaagcaggcaggaaaaaatgtcAGACACACACTGAAGATACACAATACATATTATTcactttttcaaaaagctttacAAAGCGTACTACAAGATATGACAAATAATACAGTGTAATTTGTCTAGATGatgattaattttctgttaaactgTAATGCGAGTTTgataaaaattttcttcagtctgcCTCTCTGGTTGAAAATACTTGTGCTGCCACGTCCTTCTAAAAACTTGTGTCTGTCAGATGAAGGACTGTAAAATTCTGTCACATATCACAGTCTGTATCATTGTTATGATTACATACGCAGTTAAACACAGTGCTGGCAATAGCTGCAACTGTGTAAGGGCCAAGACAAGTccatcataaaaaaacccaaacccaatgcctacagagaaacaaaaaaaatctcacctcAGTTCTCTATGAAAATcctggaagcaaaaaaaaataatgaaccTGTCAGGAAACACACTAGCAATAAGCAGGGCAATGAGTATTCCCAGTTCAGCTAGTGAAAAGGAcgatgttttctttttgcctctttcCCCTACTATCTCCTCAAGCTATCTCAACCAGGGAGAGTGAAGATACATGTTTATAGTTAACATTGAGTGTTTCAGATGATTCCGCAAAACAGGCATGATATATATCATCCCAATTTATtatagaaaatactttttagttCGCAAGATTCAGTACTATACTGCTAAAGAAACTATGTTTAGTTCTCCTCTATAAAGATTTGAGTGAAACACTAACCTGTAGCATGCAATAGCTTGCTGTCTGGACATCTCCAGTTCTGTCAACGTAACTTTCCATCAAGTCAACTCCATCTTTTGTCAGCCCTGTTAACAGTATTCCCTCCAAATTCCCAGCATCTTTCATTTCATTCGTCAGCTTTTCAATAAACCTgttcagctattaaaaaaatttgcttaACTTTTGCCATCTGTTCATCCCTTCCTAACTCATTTATCTTCGCATATGACAAAACTTTTCACGATTTTAATAGCTTTCTTTAAGAGTGTCTGCTGCTAACAGAATATGCTGCTTGCTGGATGTTACACAGAAAAAGTGATGGCTATATCCACTATATTGCAAGAATTCAAGTTATTTATCAACAAACTTTAAGCCTCGTGATAGGAAGTGCAAAGAGGGAGGTTACGTAttctttaaatacttcagtgaatttaaaagaaaacattcctgcTGTAAAACCAAGCCTTAATTTGAGAAAACGTAAATATCtggaaataaatactgaataaGTACAAATACTCTCCAGTAAAACAGACATACAGGTAATGCAATAGCATTTAACAAACTAGCATGTCATGAATACtaataaaaagccaaacaaacaagaaaaaaacctaaaaatcaaGCTGAAGGTACAAACTGAAGACCAGATTACACCATACCTTATATCCTACTGTGATGAGAAAAACCAAATCACTCATGACTCATTGCTTCCACTGTTTATCTCTCCACCTTAGAGTTTCTTCCGCCTCTAAATAAGGCCCAGCTTAACAGTTTGCTTGAATGTGCAACCACAAACTTACCTGAGCATCACTGAGGAACTTGCAAGCAAATGCCACTCTGTCTCGTACAGCTACGTTATTTTCATactttggagagaaaaatgggaaattaCATGCAAGTTTCCAGTTTTTCAATACATTGTTTGTAAATATCAGAACATTCGCACTATTGTGTAACTAATACTATGAAATTGATTATGTACAAAGAAAACATCACATCTGAAGAAAGCTAACACCAAATATCAGATTGTTTATATTCAGATACAAGTATCAGAGCAGACTGCGGCTACTGGAACAATCTACTCAAACGGCAGGAAAGCCTGGTACAACACATCCTACGTGGTTTATGAAActctagaaaaagaaactttgcaAGTCATGTAGAGCTGGGCTTAGTGCTTCTAGCACATATAGCCAAGAGTCTCGTCAAGTcacagggggaagaaaagcaaacaaaccttCATTTAccatatttacaaaataactAGCCTAACCACTCAATTCCTTCCTAAAATCACAACTAAAagttaataaacaaaaaaaaccccaaccaaaaacTAACTCCAAACACCCAGAACATGGATTTCTCACAAGTATATTGGCACTCAAGATGCAGCAATGCAATAATatttactttctgctttttaatccttttaCTAGATGcgacactgaagaaaaaaaatccttgactaGATTAATTCTGGTACTTAGCTGTGCCCGCATTTTTCCCTCCTGATATTCTCAGAATAGAAATTGTGATTGACGCTGCCAAAACAAGGAGATGTGCTTGGCAAAATCTTTTTCATGCAAACTTCAACAGGTctcactgaagtaaaaattaaaaaaaccaaccaccttATGATCTGTCAGTTTCCAATTCatcaataaaaaataactatAAAATTATTACCTAACATccagaaaacaagaacattCTCTcttgaagaaaggaaaaaagactcGGGTTTCTCTCCTCTGGGATTcttaccttatttttttttttttaataccctaAAAGCATCATATTATGACAACTTTGTTTTCAACAGGTTTAGGCCAATTACCCTGTTGCATTACAGGAGTCCTCCCTTAGGCTAAATAATACCTATTGAATCAAGTATTTCTGTTATTCTCTAACCAAGGATCAAGTATGTTACTCCTCCTAAGGCTCAAAGTATCTCATAATTAAAGATTTAGTTTGCTCTTCACATGGCAATTTTATACCAATTTCAGAAGATGTGAAACTATTCTGGTTACTGTTTCAActcagtgaaattattttaacaagtaaacaaggaaaaataaaatacaattcaaTGCAAATATAGCTTGATGAAAGTTCTGCAAACTCCCCTGCACTTATTCTGCTTTGTGCATTTCCATTATTaacctctctcctcctttttccccctgcttaaattattttgataatgTATTTCTAGTGGTTTAATAACTccatgctaaaaaaaattcctctaaAAAATGTGTGAACTATATTGGATATTTTGGCTGCTTATGCATGTTTTGTTCACTAATGTAACATTCACTAATATGAGATGTCtgttttagcagaaaaaaatgttatctgcCAGCATCAGGAGAAAGTAATACAATCTAATCTGATTAATTCATGGCGTATATAGCACTTCCTctacatgtgtgtgtatatatatatatgcacctATTACTTACAGGAATTTTAACGTAACAGAAATTTACTCACCAAAACACCATCATATGAACCAGACTCACTTGTCAGGAAAGCAAACATAGCACACAAGTAGGGATTGTTCAATTGCAGTCTTAGAGTACTGCACATTTCTCTCCAAAGTGAGTTCTTCTCATCTGTGTAGCCTGATAGAGCCATTGCTACTACATTAAGGTTCAGATCACctgatttattaaaaacaatcagTGAAACAATACTCACGttaaggacttaaaaaaaaatccaattaaaaCTGTAATTGAAAGCATCAGTTTGAAAAAGGACGTTTTGTCAGGATGCAAGACAAAATGCAGTAGAATTAACACTAgctaaaataaatgtgcataCACTAGCATTTATTACTTTCTACTTTAAATGCCTCTCTTCAGGTAAGTTAACAGCTCTAAAAGTCACAAGCCCACATGCATGACAGCCTGAGTTATACTTTAAGCAACATCACACTGGTTCTGGTATTTTGAAGTAGTTTTGAACTGCTATATGTGTTCCTATCGCTATCATAGAAGATTGTCATTACCATAATTCATATCCACAAGAAGTGAAAAGATCGGTTTGTATATATGGCCATCACTTAACAGACCTAGCTGGGGGATGACAATTGCATATAGCAGCTTCAAGTTCACAAGTTTCCTAAAAACATTAAATCTATTTCATCTAAATATTCATTCTGTCAGAAagttcaattttatttttgaatttgaAGATAGCGTGTCTCCACTCTGAATCTTCCCTATGGaaagcacacacacacctccccGCACCAAAAAGGTGAAATTAAAGAACCTTAGCAGCTCCCTTCATGTCTTACCTACCCACTTTAGTGGTAAgatagttttttaaatttaataagaGAACACAGATGCAAATTGGAGTTGTAGGAGGAATACTggcaagaaaacagaacaaaaatgccTCCATCTCCTGGCGCCAGTATCTTAACTTTTCCCTCTTACATTGCAACTCTTACCAAATATTACtccaaaacaaatgttttctgcagaCCCTGAATATTACATTTCAGTTATTCCACAGCCATCGCACTGGCAGAAAGCTGCATACAGCCCAACGGAAGCAGATACACACGACATCTAGTCAAGACGcaattccattaaaataaaagaactcCACTAGTTCTGAGTGTAACGCTTTCTGGGGTATGTATCAATAGGAAATTCTAAAATGCACAATCTATTTTAACTACACAGTAAGGCATATGATAGTCTGAGGAGTGAAAGATCAGGATTTGTCAGATTCTCAGGCTCCAATACAACCAGTTCAAGTAACTATTTTATTAACAGGCATCTTTTCCATACTATCTTCCAGATTATCTtctgtttacagaaaaaaatctaaggtGATATAATGCCAAAATAAAAGATACTAAACACAATACGCACCTTTTCCCAAGGAAGCCCCTTTATTTAGAATTTGTATTGCTCGCCGTATGTCCAAGTTGAAAAGTGCTACAGCAGCAGCTCGCTCCCAGTCTCCTTCCTGTTCCAATGAATTTAAAAAGGGTTCCACATCTAAGTCTGTTCCCTTCTTTATCCACCCACAGAGCTGCAAAGCCAAGGATCTCTCCTCACTCAGATACTGAATAATATCTGCCTGTCTATCAGATCCACTCCTGCTGTGCCTGAGGTTCTCTGTTGTTCCTAGAAATGGGAAATAAGTTAAATTATGCTTAAATCACAATTTAAATTGCAATCGCAATGCAATGCTTTGATTTCAATCATAAAGCAGAGTACAAAAGCTGAATATCATATTTTAGTACTTTAAATTACCATCACTAAAAACTCCATGGTAAGGAGCagcatacacaaaaatattttgatctgCTAAAAATCATGCATCTAAACTTGACACATTCCCCACtaagtcatttttctttcctctaccTCCTAAGATTTTGGAGGTTCTTGTTACAGGAGTTATCAGTATGTTCAATTTGAAAATACTTAATACACAGTCAAGCACCTGCTCTACCAGTTCTCTTCTTAGCAAGCATCAACGTGCTAGAAGCTTTCCCACcactgaagaattattttttgctcCAAGGAGCATAAACATTAATAAGACACATAATGAATAGACACGGAAAGATTCAAATAATAGATTATACTAATAAAAACTTCACTGAGCATGAGAGGCATAATGTGAGGCACCAGAGGTGATTACCACTTCAGAACAAGACAGCTTATTTAAACGTAGTTATACAAATGCATTAGCAGTGACTACAGTAAAGTCAGCTTCCTAGAACTACACCCTTGTGTGgaactttgaaaaatataatagtTATGTAGGGAGCAGGAATTTTCAGCACCGTAGTCAAAACCCAAATGTTTGAAATAGTTCAGTTGAAGATTTACCTCTGAGGATACTTTGTTTTTATGAGTACTGACTCTCCAAGAACACTGAAAATTCTGCAAATTACTGTAATATAAACTGTTAACCTACATATatgaaaacacaaacagaaatactctgtttctatatttttaaatagcctCTTTCAaccatttttaaagctaaaccTATGAGCGCATCATTCTGTAAACATACTACAATAGAACTTATCAAAGGTGGAACATTCTTACCCAAAGATGACTTCACAATTGACTTAATGCCAGCATAAACTAAGGGACCTTTGTTTCCTGTAAGTTTTTGATCCATATCTTCAGTATACTGCTTCATAAGTATTTTCACGTATAGGAAGCTTAATTTTTCCCAAGtgtttgaaaaactttttttttttaatttaaagtcaCATCCTATTAACATATGCCAAGTATTTACAGGATGTTGCattatatttaaagattttcatgtatttcataTAACTGGTTTACATATAAAGGTATATTACTTCTTTAGGATAtgaactacagtaaaataaaggaTATAATGCAGAGTGTACCAAAGCGATTTCAGCTGAGGATCTTCATTTCCAGCTAGGAGGTGATTTCTCCAAACTTGTTCAGTATCAAGACCATACCTTGACAGAGCTCTGAGCCGCATTTTGGTTGCTATGTCTTTTTCCAAGGAACTagcctttccttcttctgtgcACTCATATAAATGTCGTCCGCAAGCCCACATTAAGGATGTCACTGGACTCCATGCAAGagaaattctttcaaaaactgtgaAGTCAGACATAGTCCTGTTGGGCGTCACTACTACCATTCGATTTTGACTTGTGGGATGCCAGGCAAATGAAGCAATGTAGTTTTCACACGGTTGGACACTTCTTTCAATTATTGTTGGCTCAGTTTCATCTCCAATAGGGGTGGGAGTATGCTGCATGTCATACAGTCTAATGATATTACTATCCCTTGTTAAAGTAGCTAACAGTCCAGTTCTTGTTGGACACCACGCAACTTTTGTTAAGGGTTTTGGTTGCTCTGTCAAGGTCAAAACAGGCTTTTCAAACTTTCTTAAATCCCATATGGCAACTTGACCTTCATAGAAGGAAGCTACACGATCGTGGAAATAGGGATCGACAGTCACTCCTTGGACAGCCTTGgtgtttacaaatattttttggcTTGTGTTCCTCAGATCAAAGATAGCCAGATTTCGATGCATTCCAGCTAAAAGCAGCTTCTGGTCCCGTGGAAGccaacagagagagagacaagcATCGTTCTGTCCTAATTCATACAGTGGCTTTGTTACTACCAGTCCTGCTTCTGGATCTCCTGCTGAAAGTCTTACTTTCTCTGTAGCAACTGCAGTCTCTGGGGCATATTTGCTACTGATATCCCAGATCAATACTGAAAAGTCAGCCCGATGTTTATCTAACCCAGCAGCAAGCCAATTACTATCTAGTGGGTTCCACGCGAGGGTATTGCATTGCCGTGCGTGTTTGGGAACAAACTCTTTGCCTATCAACTCTTTAGATTTTGAGTTGTGATCTTGACCGAGGCTAGTAAGTACCACTCGACCATTGGCCTGTCCAACAGCAAGGAGACATTCAGGATCGTACTTTGGATACCAAGCCACACATTTCATATACGGTGTATCTGAATTTATTGACAATAGCGTAGCTGTAGTTTCTTCTGATAACCTCAAGGACCCCGCCTTGAGTTCTGAACTTACAGCAGAGTCAATGTGATAAAGGCTCAATTCTGAATCACATACAACAAACCTGTCAACGTGGTGCGGGGCCCACAAAATATCAGGTTTGGAGCCACTCATGTTTAGGGTAAGTTTACACACAGTTTAAGCTCTTGTAAGAAGATTCAGGTGATATCCATGCATATGGAAACtgttgagaaaataatttgtaggAATGTTATCAAAACCTAAATTCCTTTGTAATCTGAGATcatctttaaacaaacaaaaatatggtTCTGAATGACTTTTAGCACAAGGGTTTAACACGTATACATTTCAGGCCAAAACCTTACGCATTCTCTGCATTACATCACTTTCCCCACAGCACACTTTGTTTTTGCTGGTATATCCCTACTGAGACAGAACCAAGATAGCCACCTATAAACTGACAACAGGATTTGCAGTGTTTACAAACTCCACACCAGTATTAAGGAAGAAGGGATTAACTGAGATGTGATGTGGCATGATATGTGGGTGTGCTGCTGGTAAAGAGCCACTCCCTAAAACATGCAGAAGAAGATTTCTCTGCCTAATTGAAGTGCACTAACTGACAAAAATTAGTCTGTTTTGTCTGAAGTCTGTTCCATAGCCTAGAAAGGCTTGCCCTCTTTGAAGATTTCTACAGAAATACAACTTGCCACTCTTCATCTTATTCTGCTGCTCCTAATCCCATCTTCTGCCCCAACGTTAGCTTGTCTTTGTTCATATTTGGCCTAGCAGCATTCATAAATGTACATTACTGTTAAATTCCATTTACACTTTCAGTAGCTGCATGCCCAGAATCACTACACGCGCCGATATACAA
Coding sequences:
- the MIOS gene encoding GATOR complex protein MIOS isoform X1, with the protein product MSGSKPDILWAPHHVDRFVVCDSELSLYHIDSAVSSELKAGSLRLSEETTATLLSINSDTPYMKCVAWYPKYDPECLLAVGQANGRVVLTSLGQDHNSKSKELIGKEFVPKHARQCNTLAWNPLDSNWLAAGLDKHRADFSVLIWDISSKYAPETAVATEKVRLSAGDPEAGLVVTKPLYELGQNDACLSLCWLPRDQKLLLAGMHRNLAIFDLRNTSQKIFVNTKAVQGVTVDPYFHDRVASFYEGQVAIWDLRKFEKPVLTLTEQPKPLTKVAWCPTRTGLLATLTRDSNIIRLYDMQHTPTPIGDETEPTIIERSVQPCENYIASFAWHPTSQNRMVVVTPNRTMSDFTVFERISLAWSPVTSLMWACGRHLYECTEEGKASSLEKDIATKMRLRALSRYGLDTEQVWRNHLLAGNEDPQLKSLWYTLHFMKQYTEDMDQKLTGNKGPLVYAGIKSIVKSSLGTTENLRHSRSGSDRQADIIQYLSEERSLALQLCGWIKKGTDLDVEPFLNSLEQEGDWERAAAVALFNLDIRRAIQILNKGASLGKGDLNLNVVAMALSGYTDEKNSLWREMCSTLRLQLNNPYLCAMFAFLTSESGSYDGVLYENNVAVRDRVAFACKFLSDAQLNRFIEKLTNEMKDAGNLEGILLTGLTKDGVDLMESYVDRTGDVQTASYCMLQGSPSDVLKDERVQYWIENYRNLLDAWRFWHKRAEFDIHRSKLDPSSKPLAQVFVSCNFCGKSISYSCSAIPHQGRGFSQYGVSGSPTKSKVTSCPGCRKPLPRCALCLINMGTPVSSCPGTILSARFLPALASVCSWIQQGISFQQRLSRHKYCLKMWGSLMDVHHSPSIYFRQRSFVTYCEKINCYQISKMMCV
- the MIOS gene encoding GATOR complex protein MIOS isoform X2, with protein sequence MSGSKPDILWAPHHVDRFVVCDSELSLYHIDSAVSSELKAGSLRLSEETTATLLSINSDTPYMKCVAWYPKYDPECLLAVGQANGRVVLTSLGQDHNSKSKELIGKEFVPKHARQCNTLAWNPLDSNWLAAGLDKHRADFSVLIWDISSKYAPETAVATEKVRLSAGDPEAGLVVTKPLYELGQNDACLSLCWLPRDQKLLLAGMHRNLAIFDLRNTSQKIFVNTKAVQGVTVDPYFHDRVASFYEGQVAIWDLRKFEKPVLTLTEQPKPLTKVAWCPTRTGLLATLTRDSNIIRLYDMQHTPTPIGDETEPTIIERSVQPCENYIASFAWHPTSQNRMVVVTPNRTMSDFTVFERISLAWSPVTSLMWACGRHLYECTEEGKASSLEKDIATKMRLRALSRYGLDTEQVWRNHLLAGNEDPQLKSLWYTLHFMKQYTEDMDQKLTGNKGPLVYAGIKSIVKSSLGTTENLRHSRSGSDRQADIIQYLSEERSLALQLCGWIKKGTDLDVEPFLNSLEQEGDWERAAAVALFNLDIRRAIQILNKGASLGKGDLNLNVVAMALSGYTDEKNSLWREMCSTLRLQLNNPYLCAMFAFLTSESGSYDGVLYENNVAVRDRVAFACKFLSDAQLNRFIEKLTNEMKDAGNLEGILLTGLTKDGVDLMESYVDRTGDVQTASYCMLQGSPSDVLKDERVQYWIENYRNLLDAWRFWHKRAEFDIHRSKLDPSSKPLAQVFVSCNFCGKSISYSCSAIPHQGRGFSQYGVSGSPTKSKVTSCPGCRKPLPRCALCLINMGTPVSSCPGGSKSDEKVDLSKDKKLAQFNNWFTWCHNCRHGGHAGHMLSWFRDHTECPVSACSCKCMQLDTTGNLIPAETVQA